The genomic segment CCCACCATCTCGGTCAAGGCGATGATCGGCCACACCATGGGCGCGGCGAGCGCCCTCGCCGCGGCCGCCTGCGCCCTGGCGATCTCGGAGAGCTTCATCCCGCCGACGGTGAACCACGTCGAGACCGACCCGGAGTGTGGCCTGGACTGCGTGCCCAACCAGGCCCGGGAAGCGGAATTGCGGGTGGTGCAGAACAACGCGCTCGCCTTCGGCGGCAACAACGCGGTGCTCATCCTCGGCCGTTGCCGACCGGACGCCGGAGTAGCGGCGTGAACGCGGGAGGTCGCAGGTGAGTGCACTGATCACGGGAATGGGCGCGGTAGCCGCGGTCGGCGACGACGTCCCCGCCATCTTCGACGCGCTCTGCGCCGGGCGGAGCGGAGTCGGCCCACTGCGCGGGTTCGACCCGACCCGCTTCAGGGCCCAGCACGCCTACGAGATCGACGACCGCCCACCGTCGGGGGAGGACCTGACGCTGCGGGCGACCCGATGGCTGGAACAGGCGGTGCAGCAGGCACTAACCGACGCCGGCCTCGACGACGACCTGTCGGACGTGCCGGTGCTGATCGGCACCACCCTGCGGGAGCTGCGCTCGGTCGAACTGTGCTGGCGGGACGACGTCCCCTTCGACCTACGGGACCTGCACTTCGGCACCGCCCTGCGCCGCCGCTTCGGCGCGACCCGGACCTACACCGTCGCCAACGCCTGCTCGGCGTCGCTCTACGCGCTGGGGTTGGCCGCCGACATGATCGACCTCGGTGAGGCCGACACCGTCGTGGTCGCCGGTGTGGACACCATCACCGAGAGCACCTACGGCATGCTCGACCGGGTCTACCCGCTCCCTCCCGAAGCGGTGCGCCCGTTCGACCGGGACCGTCGGGGCATGTTGCAGGGCGACGGCGCGGTGGCGGTCGTGCTGCGCCGCGAGGCCGACGGCCCGGGCGGCGGCCAGCGCCACGCCAGGGTCCGGGGCGTGGGGCTGAACTGCGACGCCTATCACCCGTCCGCCCCGGACGCGGAGAGCATCGCAACGGTCATCGCCGACGCCCACCGTCGGGCCGGCACCAAACCCGCCGAGATCGATCTGGTCATGCTTCACGGCACCGGTACCCCCCGCAACGACGAGGCGGAGGCGGAGGCGCTGCGGTCGGTCTTCGCCGACGACGTCCGATCCTGCCGGATGACCGCGATCAAGTCGATGACCGGGCACACCGCGGGCGCCTCCGGGCTGCACAGCCTCGTCGTCGCCGTCCGCGCGATGCGGGAGAGCCGGATACCGCCCGTCGTCGGCCTGGTCCGACCAATCGAGGAGGTCGCCGGGTTCGGACTGGTGGCCGACCGCGAACTGCGTGCGCCGGTACGCACCGCGCAGGTCCACTCCTTCGGATTCGGCGGCTTGAACGCCGTCGCCATCGTGGAGAAGGTGAGCTAGATGTCCGATCCCGTGGTGGTGACCGGCATCGGTACCGCCATCGCCGGTGTGGGTGGCGTCGGTGACCTGCTCGGCCCCGACCCGGTGCGCGGCGACGACGACCCGGCCGAGCGCATCACCGGTCGCGGACATCGCTACAAGGACCGTGCGACCCGGCTCGGGCTCGTCGCCGGCGAGGCCGCGCTCCGCGACGCCGGACTGCCGTCCGATCGGGCAATACCGCCGCAGCTCAGCACCGGCGTCGTGGTCAGCTCGAACCTGGGAAACGTGGACACTGTCTGCGACACCGTGCGGACCATCGCGGACGAGACGTACCTCGCCACCAGTCCGATGCTGCTGCCCAACACGGCCAGCAATGTCATCGCGTCCTGGCTGGCGATCACCTACGGCCTGCGCGGGGTCAACCTGACCTTCTGCAACGGCCCCACCTCCGGGCTGGACGCCGTCCACTGGGCGCGCACGATGATCCGCTCCGGGCGCGTCGAGCGGATGCTGGTGGTCGGGGTCGAGCCGGTGACCGAGCCGGTGCGCCGGCTGGCCGCGGCGGATCGCGGGGACGCCGTCGGACCCGGGCCGTCCGGATCGGCCCTGCTCTTCGACGGCGCGGTCGGGCTGGTCGTGGAGGACGCCCGTGTCGCGGCCGCCCGGCAGGCCCGCGTCCTCGCTACCGTCGACCGGTACGCCCGTGCCGGCTCCCACGACGAGGCGACCCGCGCGGTGTGCCCGCCAGACGCGCGGTTGGGACTGTGGTGTCCGCCGGAGCAACCCGACGGCCTGCCCCACAACCCGGGCACGCTGCCGTCGGCGGTACTTGCCGCGGCGCGGCTGGACCTGACCGCCGTGCTCGGGCGCAGCTCCGGCGCCCTCGGCGTCCTGCAGTGCGCGGCCGGCGCGGCCTGGCTGGCGGACGGGACACCCGGATCGGTTCTGGCCACCGCCGGCGTCGGTGCGCCCACCACCGCCCCCGGCCGCTTCGACGACGCCACGTCCGCCCTGGTCCTCACCGCCGGAGCTTTCCGATGACCGTCCCGCGGTGGCCCGGCGATCCGGCGATGGCGCCCGTGTCCGGGCCGGTGGCCACAGCCCGGCAACCGGTCCGCGTGCACCGGATGCGGCCCGCACGGGGCCTCTCGTGTCAGCGGGTGCTGCTGCTCAACGGCCTCGCCGGCAGCCCGACGATCTGGCGACCGTTCGCCCAGCGGGTGCCCGCCGAGATCGAACTGTGGGGCGCCGAGCTGCCCTGGGCATCCGGGGGAGACCCACGCTGGCAGGCCGCCGGCGGCACCACGACCGACGTGGTGGCCGAGGCGCTCGCCGGGGTGCCGCGTGGCGCGGACGTGGTCATCGCCCACTCGTTCGCCGCGAACGCGCTGCTGGAGCTGCTCTGCCGACGGGTACCGGACCGGTTGCAGGCGGTCGTTCTGGTCTCACCGTTCTACCGGGCCACACCAGACCGCTTCGACTGGTCGGACATCAGCTTCTACCTCAACAACTTCCACCGCATCCTCGCCGAAGGGATCCGGGTCTCCGCCGCCCAACCTCCGGCCGACGAGGTGGTGGAGCGGATGGCCCTGCGGCTTCGGGAAAGGATCGGCCCGTACGGGTGGATGCGGTTCTTCGACGCCTACCTGCGTACCCCGTTCCTGGATCTGACCGGGGTGCTGGTCCCGGTCCTGGTGATCGGCGGCCGGCGGGACATCGCCGTGCCCATCGAGGACGTCGAGGCGCTGGCCCAGGCCCTACCGGCGGGCCGGCTCGCCCGGGTCGCCGCGAGCGGCCATTTCGCCATGGCGGAACACCCGCCCTGGTTCACCTCCGTCGTCCAGGACTTCCTCGCGGTGAACGCGCCGCCGTCCCCCCTGCCCATCGTCGACGTACCCCTGGAGTTGCTGTGACCACGACGCACATCGCCGGACCGAACCTCGCCGCTGTACTGCGCGAGCGGACACGGACGCGGCTGCGACCCCGGTACGAAGGGGCCAACATCTGTACCTGGATCGGCTTCAAGCACGTCAACTACCTGGTCGAGGAGGCGGTGCTGGAGCATCTGCGCAGCGGTGGGTTGGCACCCGGCGAGCTCTACGAGCGGTACGGCCTCGGCGTGGATCTCGTCGACCTGGACACCCGCGTGCTGCACGCCTTCCACATCGACGACGTGGTGCTGGCGGATGTGACCCCGCTCGACCCGGTCGACGGTGAACTTGCCTTCTCCGTCGTCCTGCACGTGGACGGCGACGAGCCGATCCGGGCGGCCACCGCGCGGGTCCGGGTCGTGCTCCGCCGCGACAGCGGCGACACGCCCGAGGCGCCGCCGGAGCTGCGACCGATCACCACGCCGGCGATCCGTCGAACCGAACGGAAATTCGCGACCGCGCCGGGCGGCAACGAGTTCCACTGGAGCTGGCGCATCCCGTACTTCTACTGCCACTTCACCGAGCGGCTGCAGATGTCGGGTTACCTGCGGCTGATGGAGGAGGCCGTGGACCTCTTCCTCGAGCAGCGCGGCATCTCGATCCGGACGCTGCTCGACGAGCAGGACTGGATTCCCGTCGTGCCCCGCTCGCGCGTCACCATCCTCGACGAGGTCCGCATGGAGCAGGAACTCGACCTCGTCTTCACCGTGCAGAACGTCTTCAAGGGCCTCACCTACGACGCCCGACTCGACTGGTACGTCCAGGACCAACACGGCCGGCGACTCGTCGCGGTGGGACACATCACCCACGGGTACGCCCTGATCGAGAACCGACGGGACTGGCACCTGGTCGAGTTCGACGAGCGCATGCTGAACGCACTGTCATCGCCGCCCGCCGGGGCCACCGCCGTGCGGGATCGGGGCCGTACGGCCACCGGGGAGCCACGGGGATGAGCGATGTCGTCATCACCGGCGTGGGCGCCGTCACCTGCCACGGTGTCGGCTCCGCGGCGCTGTGGCAGGCCATGTGTCGGGCGCCAGTTCGCCTGCCGGACCGGCTCCCCGACCCGTACGCTCCGGGCCAGCATCCGTACATGTACCTCGCGCCGACCGACTCGCTGCCGCCGGCGCCCGGTGTGGCGTCCGGGCTTGCCGTCGCGGCGGCGACGGAGGCTCTGGCCGACGCGGGCCTGCCCGCCGGTACCCGGCCCCCCACGCCGCTCAATGTCGTCGTCGGCACCTGCATGGGGGAGACGGGCCGGGAGGAGCAGACGCGCGCGGCCGGCGGCACTCCGGGTCCGGAACCGATCTTCTCGGTGGCGGCTTATCTCGGCGACCGGTTGAGGGCCACCGGCGCCAACACCAGCGTCAGCAACGCCTGCTCCGCCAGTGGCTACGCGTTGGGCATCGCGGCGGACATGATCCGGGTCGGCGAGGCGGACCTGGTGCTCGCCGGTGGCGCCGACGCGTACTCCCGGGTCGCGGTCGGGTGTTTCGACCGGATGCGGGCGGCGGACCCGGTCCGGTGCCGGCCCTTCGACCGGAACCGCCGGGGCACGGTCTTCGGCGAGGGCGCCGCCATGCTGGTGCTGGAGTCGGCCGAGCACGCCGCGGCCCGCGACGCCGTGCCGCTGGCGACGCTCGGCCGCTCGGGGTGGAGCTGCGACGCCTACCACCCGACCGCCCCGGAACCGAGCGCCGAACAGATCGTTCGCGCGATGCGCGAGGCGCTGGACAGCGACGCGCCCAACGACGCCGGTGTGACCGGGGGACGGCTCGGGTGCGTCATCCCGCACGGCACCGGGACCCAGCTCAACGACGTGGTCGAGAGTCAGGCGCTGCGACAGCTGCTCGGCGCGGCGACGCTGGACGTGCCGCTGTACAGCCTCAAGGCCCTGATCGGGCACACCGGTGGCGCCGCCGCCGCGCTGGCCGCC from the Micromonospora sp. WMMA1947 genome contains:
- a CDS encoding beta-ketoacyl synthase N-terminal-like domain-containing protein codes for the protein MSDVVITGVGAVTCHGVGSAALWQAMCRAPVRLPDRLPDPYAPGQHPYMYLAPTDSLPPAPGVASGLAVAAATEALADAGLPAGTRPPTPLNVVVGTCMGETGREEQTRAAGGTPGPEPIFSVAAYLGDRLRATGANTSVSNACSASGYALGIAADMIRVGEADLVLAGGADAYSRVAVGCFDRMRAADPVRCRPFDRNRRGTVFGEGAAMLVLESAEHAAARDAVPLATLGRSGWSCDAYHPTAPEPSAEQIVRAMREALDSDAPNDAGVTGGRLGCVIPHGTGTQLNDVVESQALRQLLGAATLDVPLYSLKALIGHTGGAAAALAAVAATLILRHGTVPSNVPLDDQDPECKVFLPHTPAPLAARRLLVNAYAFGGNNTSFVIESGASA
- a CDS encoding beta-ketoacyl synthase N-terminal-like domain-containing protein gives rise to the protein MSDPVVVTGIGTAIAGVGGVGDLLGPDPVRGDDDPAERITGRGHRYKDRATRLGLVAGEAALRDAGLPSDRAIPPQLSTGVVVSSNLGNVDTVCDTVRTIADETYLATSPMLLPNTASNVIASWLAITYGLRGVNLTFCNGPTSGLDAVHWARTMIRSGRVERMLVVGVEPVTEPVRRLAAADRGDAVGPGPSGSALLFDGAVGLVVEDARVAAARQARVLATVDRYARAGSHDEATRAVCPPDARLGLWCPPEQPDGLPHNPGTLPSAVLAAARLDLTAVLGRSSGALGVLQCAAGAAWLADGTPGSVLATAGVGAPTTAPGRFDDATSALVLTAGAFR
- a CDS encoding thioesterase — protein: MTTTHIAGPNLAAVLRERTRTRLRPRYEGANICTWIGFKHVNYLVEEAVLEHLRSGGLAPGELYERYGLGVDLVDLDTRVLHAFHIDDVVLADVTPLDPVDGELAFSVVLHVDGDEPIRAATARVRVVLRRDSGDTPEAPPELRPITTPAIRRTERKFATAPGGNEFHWSWRIPYFYCHFTERLQMSGYLRLMEEAVDLFLEQRGISIRTLLDEQDWIPVVPRSRVTILDEVRMEQELDLVFTVQNVFKGLTYDARLDWYVQDQHGRRLVAVGHITHGYALIENRRDWHLVEFDERMLNALSSPPAGATAVRDRGRTATGEPRG
- a CDS encoding beta-ketoacyl-[acyl-carrier-protein] synthase family protein; protein product: MSALITGMGAVAAVGDDVPAIFDALCAGRSGVGPLRGFDPTRFRAQHAYEIDDRPPSGEDLTLRATRWLEQAVQQALTDAGLDDDLSDVPVLIGTTLRELRSVELCWRDDVPFDLRDLHFGTALRRRFGATRTYTVANACSASLYALGLAADMIDLGEADTVVVAGVDTITESTYGMLDRVYPLPPEAVRPFDRDRRGMLQGDGAVAVVLRREADGPGGGQRHARVRGVGLNCDAYHPSAPDAESIATVIADAHRRAGTKPAEIDLVMLHGTGTPRNDEAEAEALRSVFADDVRSCRMTAIKSMTGHTAGASGLHSLVVAVRAMRESRIPPVVGLVRPIEEVAGFGLVADRELRAPVRTAQVHSFGFGGLNAVAIVEKVS
- a CDS encoding alpha/beta hydrolase; this translates as MTVPRWPGDPAMAPVSGPVATARQPVRVHRMRPARGLSCQRVLLLNGLAGSPTIWRPFAQRVPAEIELWGAELPWASGGDPRWQAAGGTTTDVVAEALAGVPRGADVVIAHSFAANALLELLCRRVPDRLQAVVLVSPFYRATPDRFDWSDISFYLNNFHRILAEGIRVSAAQPPADEVVERMALRLRERIGPYGWMRFFDAYLRTPFLDLTGVLVPVLVIGGRRDIAVPIEDVEALAQALPAGRLARVAASGHFAMAEHPPWFTSVVQDFLAVNAPPSPLPIVDVPLELL